TCTCCGGAAGCTTTGTCAGCGATACGTACGTAGGTAAGCTCGGGCCCCACAGCTGCTGCCATGTTGGATACTAACGTCCACGGTGTTGTTGTCCAAACCAATAAAAATGCGGGATCATCACACAGGGGAAACTTAATAACTACGGAAGGATCATCCACCTCTTTATAATTTTGACCAGCTTCAAAATTAGATAAGGGGGTGCCAAGTTTCGTAGAAAATGGCACGACTTTTATTCCTTCATAAACGAGGCCTTGATTGTAAAGAGAACTGAAAACCCACCAGACGCTTTCCATAAACGTAGCATCCATTGTCTTCCAGGTTTTGGAAAAATCTACCCATCTTCCCAAACGATTAACATAGCTCTCCCATTCATCAACGTAACGAAAGACTATTTTACGGCACTCTTCATTAAACGCGGCAACGCCATAGTTTTCTATAGCCCCTGGGGAAGTAAGGTCTAATGATTTCTCTACCTCATACTCTACGGGGACCCCATGGCAATCCCAACCAAAACGTCTGGGAACATAATATCCATCCATAGTAGCAAAACGACACACGACATCCTTGATTGTCCCTGCCAAGAGATGTCCATAGTGAGGTAATCCTGTAGCAAACGGCGGGCCATCATAAAATGAATACAGGGTCTTACCTTCGCGAATCTTCAAGGACTTTTGAAAAATATTTGCATTTTTCCAAAATTCCAGAACTTTCTCTTCTCTGTTAGCAAGACTTTCCTTGCAGTCTTCCCCTTCCGTATTCATGTACCTTAGCCATTAAGTGCGTGTAAAATCTAAACCATAATCAAAATAAAGACTTCTCTGGTTTTCGTCCACTTTACCCTAGTCTTTGAGAAAAAATCACCTTCTCTTGACAACATTTCCAATAGGGAGATACTTGAGTTGCACAAAAGCAACAAAAAACTTAAAATATTCCCTGGGGGTGTATAGGTTTCGACTTGGAAATGAAGTGTTAATTGCATGCGGAGGACGTTGGCTGGCCTCCTAAAAAGCCGACAAAACAATAAATGCCGAACCTAAGGCTGAATGCGAAATTATCAGTTTCTCTGACCTCTCTGAGGAAAGATTAGCTGCTTAACTAGCAAAAGTTGTTATCTAGACAACCTCTAGGTAACCCGGTGTTCATAGACTCTACCAGAGGTTTGTGAAGCACCGTCATTTATCTGGTTGGAATTTGTCTTCTCTAATTCTCAAGGAGGCTCATTCGAGATTATTGAGAGTCGTTGGTTTCCATAGATGTTCTTAGCTGAGGAAATTCAACGTATTACCACTAGGAACTAAGCATGTAGAGGTTAGCAGGGAGTTTACTAAGGACGAGAGTTCGAGTCTCTCCACCTCCAATCTTTAAAAAAATCTTAGCAATAGCACAGCGGTTTTAGCTTGGGCGGCCATAAGAAATAGTAATTTTTTCTTCAATCTCAAGCTTGTTTTCAATGATTCCCACATAGAAACTTGTGTTTATGTTACAATGGCCAGTTGCATAAACACAGCAGGCTGGGAAAAAATGAGCATTTTAACTCAATCCATATTCGTAGTAGACCACCAGCATACCCCCACAGGTCGTTCGGATCATTTTGTTGATGTTCGTGATCATCGTATAGTTCAAAATCCGTTATACCGTCCATTGATAGAAAGAATTTTGAGCTATTTACCTATTTTCAGTACCTTTACAGGTATACGTACTCTGCTCGGGATTCCTAAACTTGAAACTGCATTTTTAATTCAAGTGGATGGGCTTAGTGATATATGTAGTCTTTCCCCATGTTCGCAGATTAATCAAGAGATACCTTCTATTCGTAAAGCTGCTTGGCTAGAAATTTTTGGAATTAAAGCCATTGTAACTATTTACAATCTGATACTCAAAGTTACGCGTTTTTTCATAGCATATTACCAGAAGGTTTTTCGAGGGGCAGCCTTGGATATCTACCCCGTCATAACTCAAGATCAAGAGAGAAAAAAAACTGCTCAAGAAGAAATAGATGACTTCTTGGGACATGCTCCTGAAATTATTATAGTCTAAATCTATAAAATTGCAGCTGCTGCCGCGGCAAGTTCAGAACGCTCCGTACGTGTCATAAACATGTGTCCGTAAAGAGATAAATGATGAAATTTTCCAACTAAGTAGGTAAGGCCATTAGAATTTTCATCAAAATACAAACTATCAATTTGAGTAGGGTCACCTGTTAACACGATTTTCGTTCCTTGACCTGCACGAGAAATGATAGTTTTAATCTCGTGAGGTGTGAGATTTTGCGCCTCATCGATAATCATAAAGACTTTTGGCAACGATCTTCCACGAATATATGTTAGCGCTTCCATCTCTAATTTTTTAGCCTCCATTAAAGATTGCAAGGCCTCTGAGAAGTCTCCCATACCACTGATACTAAAGAGAAATTCCATATTATCGTATATGGGCTGCATCCAATGGAGCAACTTTTCTTCTTTAAGCCCTGGAAGGAAACCAATATCTTTTCCCATAGGAATAATCGGCCGACTAACTAACAACTTATTGTACTGTCCCTTATCAAAGACCTGGTACATAGCAGCGGCTAAAGCTAACACTGTTTTCCCGGACCCTGCTTGTCCCATAAGAGTAACTAGTTTGACATCATCGCGTAAAAGAAGGTCTAAAGCACATTTCTGCTCAGTATTTAAAGGTTTGATTCCCCAAATTTTATCTGGAAGTGCTCTCAAAGAGACTATTCGCCCTTCTCCTTCATGATAACGTCCAAGGGCAAAATAATTCTCCCCCCCTGAAATGAAAAAATATTCATTAGGAGAAGGAGAGATATCTACAGGTACATCTAAATATCCATGAGTATAGAAACTTTCCACTTCGGAAACAGGTACATGAATCTCACGATAGCCTCGATATAATGATCTAAAAGAAAATCTTTTGTTTTCATAATCTCGAGCTTCTAATCCTAGGGCTTCTGCACGAACTCTACGCCCCAAGCTTTTAGTAACGAAAACCATAGGTTCTCGTTGAGCGATCACCTGTAATAATTCTAAAGTGAGTAGCTTCCTACGTTTTTCATCATTAGCTAAATTAGCGATCGAAGACACCTCAATGCGCAATTCGCTTCCATTAGGAAGAGCTATACCTGTGGAATGATTACCGGTTCTTTCCAGAAGCAAACGAATATTACTTAAAGCACGCGAAGCATTCTTAGCTGACTCATCACGAAACTTTGCAAATGACTCTAGCTCTTCAATGACAGTAAAAGGAATGATTATTTGCGTATCTTCGAATGATGACAAAGCCTCAGGATCATAGATGAATACGCTAGTATCAATAACCATTGTTTTCTTCATTTTTTTGCTAACTCCTTACTGAAAAGCTGGGTATTTCCACCCAAATCAAGACATTTTTATCCGATGTATATCAGATTATCTTTCCTAACAAAACCATGAGAACAAGTAAACACTAGGCACACAA
This window of the Chlamydia sp. BM-2023 genome carries:
- a CDS encoding PhoH family protein — its product is MKKTMVIDTSVFIYDPEALSSFEDTQIIIPFTVIEELESFAKFRDESAKNASRALSNIRLLLERTGNHSTGIALPNGSELRIEVSSIANLANDEKRRKLLTLELLQVIAQREPMVFVTKSLGRRVRAEALGLEARDYENKRFSFRSLYRGYREIHVPVSEVESFYTHGYLDVPVDISPSPNEYFFISGGENYFALGRYHEGEGRIVSLRALPDKIWGIKPLNTEQKCALDLLLRDDVKLVTLMGQAGSGKTVLALAAAMYQVFDKGQYNKLLVSRPIIPMGKDIGFLPGLKEEKLLHWMQPIYDNMEFLFSISGMGDFSEALQSLMEAKKLEMEALTYIRGRSLPKVFMIIDEAQNLTPHEIKTIISRAGQGTKIVLTGDPTQIDSLYFDENSNGLTYLVGKFHHLSLYGHMFMTRTERSELAAAAAAIL